Within Candidatus Zixiibacteriota bacterium, the genomic segment TAGTCATGTTTGACTGAAGGTCATAAGTGAGGTCCGATGAAAAAACAACCGTCGAAAACAGAGGATACTTCTCCCAGTCGGCGTAACCGCAGAAAATCCGCCACCAAGGCGCGGATTGTCGAATCGGCGCTGGAGCTGTTGTCCCGCCAGGAATACGGCGCCACTACTATCGAGCAGGTGACGGAAGCGGCCGATGTCGGGAAAGGGACTTTCTTCAATTACTTCCCCTCTAAGGAGCATTTGCTCAATGAGGTAGGCCATGAACAACTGGAGGTTATCCAGGCTCTGGTTGAGAAGTCGCTGGCGAAACCGAGGGATACGAAGAAGGTTTTTCAGGATCTGTTTTGGAAACTGACGACGCTGTTTGCCGATAATCCCATTCTGGCTCGCAATCTTATTCTGGCCAATCTCGGCAATGATTCGGCCCGTGAACTCATGGCAACGAATGTCGCCGATAAAGTACGATGGCTGGCCAGGCTGATCAAGCAGGGTCAGTCTCTTGGCTATATCAGAGATAAGGTTAATCCTACCTTGGCGG encodes:
- a CDS encoding TetR/AcrR family transcriptional regulator — protein: MKKQPSKTEDTSPSRRNRRKSATKARIVESALELLSRQEYGATTIEQVTEAADVGKGTFFNYFPSKEHLLNEVGHEQLEVIQALVEKSLAKPRDTKKVFQDLFWKLTTLFADNPILARNLILANLGNDSARELMATNVADKVRWLARLIKQGQSLGYIRDKVNPTLAAYWYLDVYYGNLLYWAMEPPSRKKEWLQFSFDQFWESVAADSHNIRKTSRSQHAGRADAKR